The genomic segment AGATCCGGGCACGAGACTGACACCGGTCGGGCGGAGCGTGGCCACCGATGCCTTGTGTCGGGCGGTCTTGTTGCCACATACCGTAAACGGCAGCGGGGTGAGCCCGAAACGCGTCAATCGGGTGGCCAGTCAGTTCCGGTCGGCGCGGGACCCCGCTGTCGTTGTCAGGGCGGTGCCGGCAGGCAATCGCCGACGGCAGGGCAACACAAGTATTGTCCTCATGGTAATCGCCGGATGCGGTTTCTCCAAGCGTGAGGTATCTCAACATGTCGGTCATGACGTCCCACGAGTTTCTCGACAAGGTGATCCGGGCAACTCCCGACGGCGAACACATCCGCAGATGTCTTCAGTGCGGAACATGCAGCGGTGTGTGCCCTTACGGCTTTGCGATGGACCATCCGCCCCGATCGCTGATTGCCGCACTTCGCGCCGACGACTGGCAAGGTGTGCTCGAGAGCGACACGATCTGGCTGTGCGTCTCGTGTTTTGCCTGTGCGAGCGTCTGTCCGGTCCAGATACCTTTGACGAGAGGCCTGCTTTCGGCGCTCAAGACGGAAATGCTTGTCGGCGGGAGCATTCCGCCGGAATTACAGACCGCCTTGGGCAATTCGCGGCGATACGGCAATCCCATGGGCGAATCGCCGCGGAAGCGCGCGGACTGGGCTAAGGATTTCACCATCCCGGTCCCGGTGCTGGCGAATCACAAGGATCCGGTTGATGTGCTCTGGTTTGTCGGTGATTACGGCTCGTATCACCCGCGTGTTCAGTCGGTCAGCAAAGCAATGGCAAAAGTACTTCACGCCCTGCACGTGACATTCGGCATCCTCGGCCCGGAGGAGAACAGCGACGGCGACACGCAGGCGTTCACGGGGGAATGGGGACTGTTCGAGCTGCTCGCCCGCAAGAACATCAAGGCGATGACGAAGTATTCATTCAGAGAGATCATCACCGGCGACCCGCACGCGTTCAACGCCCTCAAGCATGAGTATCC from the Phycisphaerae bacterium genome contains:
- a CDS encoding (Fe-S)-binding protein — translated: MSVMTSHEFLDKVIRATPDGEHIRRCLQCGTCSGVCPYGFAMDHPPRSLIAALRADDWQGVLESDTIWLCVSCFACASVCPVQIPLTRGLLSALKTEMLVGGSIPPELQTALGNSRRYGNPMGESPRKRADWAKDFTIPVPVLANHKDPVDVLWFVGDYGSYHPRVQSVSKAMAKVLHALHVTFGILGPEENSDGDTQAFTGEWGLFELLARKNIKAMTKYSFREIITGDPHAFNALKHEYPRLGFDRPVRHYTQFLFERIDQLRRLFKNPLSMRVTYHDPCYLGRANENNIYEEPRRLIEAIPGVELVEMSHNRALSLCCGGGGGGMWLDGFSWEKAHARTTEWRIKEAIAVGADVLAVACSYETPRFEDAVKSTGNEGKLMVRDIAELLAEALFG